From the genome of Clavibacter nebraskensis NCPPB 2581:
TTCCGACGACCACCGCCACCGCGGACTGCCCGAGCGCGCCGCCCCGGTCGAGGAGCACGTCACCGCCGATCCCCGCGCCCGCCTGCACCAGCTCGAGCGGGTAGCGCAGCAGGCTGCGGTTGCCGAGGGCGTAGGTGACGCCGATCACCACCGCCGTCCCGAGCCAGAGCAGCAGCACCGCGACGACCGACCCGATCACGCGGCCGACCGACCGCAGCCCCGTGAGCGCGATGGCGACGCCGAGAACGACGGGCGGCACCCACGAGATCACGGGCAGGATCGCGTACGCCGTGTCGCTCACGAGGCCGCCATCGCCGGGGGACAGGAGCCCGCCCAGCCACTCGCGGAGCAGCACGACCGGGACGGCCGCCGCGACGACGGCGAGACCGGCGGGCGCGCGGGCGACGAGGGCCGCGACGACGGCGGCGAGCAGCACCGTCGCCGCCGTGCTGACGACGAACGCGACGAGGTACACCTGCGCCTCGCTGATGCCGGCGCCTGTGCGGTTCCCCGCGGCCGAGACGTCGTCCACGCCCAGCCCGTCGGCCGTGACCACGGACGTCTGCACGAGGGCGACGAGATGGACGAGCAGGAGGCCGGCCACCACGAGCCAGGAGCCGTGCCGGGGGAGCCGGGTGCGGAGGGCACGTGCCGCGGCGCCCGCGATGCCGCCGCCCACGAGGATCACCGCGGCCAGCAGGCCGGCCGTGTACTGGTTGAACGGCAGCAGCGCGATGGGCATGTCGGCCGCGGACGTGATCTCCTCCCGCCACAGGTTCTGCAGCGGGAGGCGCAGGCCCGCGAGGATCCAGGGCAGCAGCCCGAGCACCGCGGCGGCCACGCCGACGGCCAGGGCGAGGAGGGCGCCGCGGACGCCGGGGATCGTGCGATCCGCGGGCCGGTCGAGGGTCGTGCCGGGCGCGGTCGCGGTGTCGGGCGTCGTCATCCGCCCACGCTATCGACGCGCCCGTCCCCGCCGCCCGCCCCCGATCGGGCCGGCCTGTGGACTCCGGTGGTCGCCCGGGCGCGTCGTCTGCCTATGCTCGCGGCACCCGATCGACCGACCCGATCGCCGCGCCCGACCCTGTCCCGCACGCTCCTGAAGAACGGATCCGCCATGCCCCGCCGTGCCCTCATCGCCACGTCCGCGTTCGCCGTCACCCTCGCCGCGCTCCTCGGCGCCGCAGCACCCGCCCAGGCGTGCCCGCGCGACCCGGCGGAGCAGCAGGCGGTCACCGCCGTCGCGTCCGCCGCGCTCGACCGCCTCGAGATCGCCGACGACGTGGCCGCGTCGAAGTGGCTGTCGGGCAAGGCCGTGGCGGATCCCGCGCGCGAGCAGGCCGTCGTCGACGCGACGATCGCCGCCGCGAAGGCCGACGGGGTCGACCCGGTCGCGGCCGAGCGCATCATCCGCGCGCAGATCCTCGCGAGCAAGCAGGTGCAGTACGCGCTCATCGCGCGCTGGCACGCGCACCCCGACGAGGCGCCCACCACCGCGCCCGACCTCACCACGAGCGTGCGCCCGCGCATCAACGCGGTCGACGCCCGGCTCGTCCCGGCCATCGGCGCCGCGTCCGCCGCGCTCGACGACCCGTCGTGCGGCCACCTCGTGAAGGACGCCCGCGGCCAGCTCGGCCAGGGCCTCGACGACGCGCACCGCAAGGCCTTCCGCACGGCACTCGCCACCGTCTGCACGCCGGAGTCCTGAGCCGGCCCTCCCGACCCGGTCGGGTCAGCTGCCCCGACGCGCTGGCCCGGCCGACCCAATTCCGCGCGCGTCCGCCCTCCAGGGCGGACGCGCGCTGTCGTGAGCGGCCCGCGTCACGCCGTCGACGCGACGTCTGCCGCGAAGGCCGCCACCCGGCTCCGCAGGTCGTCGATGAGCTGGGCGGTCGCCGCCGCCGGGTCGAAGCCCAGGTACGGGATCGGCCGGGGCTTCCGCACGTTGGCGCTGCACTCGAAGTCGGTGCAGACGAGCGTGCCGACGGTGTTGCCGTTGCGGCCCGCGGCTCCCGCCCGGCGCGCGCCGTAGAACATGACGGGGTTCGGCAGGCGCACGTCCTGGCACCACGTGCACTGGGCGCGGGATCGCGGGGCGGTCGACGACTGCTGCAGCAGCACGCCGATCAGCTCGTCGCCCACGGGGGCGACGACGATGCCGCGCTGCGGGGCCTTCGGGTCGCGCCACCCGAGGAAGTCGAGGCGGTCCCAGGCGAGGTCGGCGAAGCCGTCGGGGAGGCGGAGGTCGCGGGCCTCGCGCTGCGAGGCGTTGACGAGGGAGGAGCGGATGGCGGATTCGGTCAGGGGGAGCATGCGGTGCCCTTCGTGCGGGTCGCGGCGGTGCCGCGGGGACGGGTGTCGGTTCGGCGGCCGGATCCTCGTGGATCGACGGCGCGCCGGGTGCGGCCGGCCCTCGCGGGGCGCGGCGACGGATCCGGTGACTACCTGGTGCCGACGGACGTGCCGTCGACGACCTCCCCACGCCCCGAGGGCGCCGTGCTGCTCGTGATGCTCACGGGCCAATGGTACCCCCGCCT
Proteins encoded in this window:
- the aroQ gene encoding gamma subclass chorismate mutase AroQ, which translates into the protein MPRRALIATSAFAVTLAALLGAAAPAQACPRDPAEQQAVTAVASAALDRLEIADDVAASKWLSGKAVADPAREQAVVDATIAAAKADGVDPVAAERIIRAQILASKQVQYALIARWHAHPDEAPTTAPDLTTSVRPRINAVDARLVPAIGAASAALDDPSCGHLVKDARGQLGQGLDDAHRKAFRTALATVCTPES
- a CDS encoding FBP domain-containing protein; this translates as MLPLTESAIRSSLVNASQREARDLRLPDGFADLAWDRLDFLGWRDPKAPQRGIVVAPVGDELIGVLLQQSSTAPRSRAQCTWCQDVRLPNPVMFYGARRAGAAGRNGNTVGTLVCTDFECSANVRKPRPIPYLGFDPAAATAQLIDDLRSRVAAFAADVASTA